The proteins below come from a single Bacteroidales bacterium WCE2004 genomic window:
- a CDS encoding CubicO group peptidase, beta-lactamase class C family, whose protein sequence is MLRRIICIALIALTASSCAVLRGLRMDGPNGPGSFSYEGRVCDTIARGAQAFSFPAGNRAEWIDTLHFYAVKVGGKQYSLPEAFDFKPYTQGVIIIQHDSLVYDHYWGSMSAERLATVFSVSKSITSLLCGIAVDEGFIHSIDDPVTDYLPELLKKDPHWQRLTVRHLLDMRSGLDFDDSYSLDLKHLKRVMAIARLNYGNNVMRQIRGLKFRCEPGTEHFYESMTSQILGVVIERATQRPYAEYLSEKVWQPLEMEMPALVNVDRRGVAQSYGGISLALKDLAKIGRLYLHGGVWNGRRIVSEEWIRQSTAYDTSNEGYHFNWYNTSSFHMEKPAHPGFYALGIKGQVLYVNPDLDLIMVRLGLNSAEPTFIPELFEELANVWPE, encoded by the coding sequence ATGCTCAGAAGAATTATTTGCATTGCCCTGATCGCCTTGACGGCGAGCTCGTGCGCGGTCCTGCGGGGCCTGCGGATGGACGGCCCGAACGGGCCGGGAAGTTTCAGTTACGAGGGTCGCGTGTGCGATACGATCGCGCGCGGCGCGCAGGCGTTTTCATTCCCGGCGGGCAACCGGGCGGAATGGATCGACACGCTGCATTTCTATGCGGTGAAGGTGGGCGGCAAGCAGTACTCGTTGCCGGAAGCGTTTGATTTTAAGCCCTATACGCAGGGCGTCATAATCATCCAGCATGACAGCCTGGTCTATGATCATTATTGGGGCAGCATGTCCGCGGAGCGCCTGGCGACGGTTTTCTCCGTGTCCAAGTCGATCACCTCGCTGCTTTGCGGGATCGCCGTCGACGAAGGCTTTATCCACAGTATCGACGACCCCGTCACGGACTATCTTCCGGAGCTGCTGAAGAAGGATCCGCACTGGCAGCGGCTGACCGTCCGCCACCTGCTGGATATGCGGAGCGGCCTGGATTTCGACGATTCTTACTCGCTGGACCTGAAGCATCTCAAGCGGGTCATGGCGATCGCACGCCTGAACTACGGAAACAACGTGATGCGGCAGATTCGCGGGCTGAAGTTCCGCTGCGAGCCGGGGACGGAGCATTTCTACGAGAGCATGACCTCGCAGATCCTGGGCGTGGTGATCGAGCGCGCGACGCAGCGGCCGTACGCCGAATATCTCAGCGAGAAGGTCTGGCAGCCGCTGGAGATGGAGATGCCGGCGCTGGTCAATGTGGACAGGCGCGGCGTCGCGCAGTCCTACGGCGGCATTTCGCTGGCATTGAAGGACCTGGCGAAAATCGGCCGCCTGTACCTGCACGGCGGCGTCTGGAACGGCCGCCGGATCGTGAGCGAGGAGTGGATCCGCCAGTCGACGGCGTACGATACCTCCAATGAAGGATACCATTTCAATTGGTACAATACGAGCAGTTTCCATATGGAAAAGCCCGCGCATCCCGGCTTCTACGCCCTGGGTATCAAGGGACAGGTGTTGTACGTCAATCCCGACCTGGACCTGATCATGGTCCGGCTGGGCCTGAACTCAGCCGAGCCGACATTCATCCCCGAGCTCTTCGAGGAACTCGCCAATGTCTGGCCGGAATAG
- a CDS encoding serpin B — translation MKHFVLMAAAVAALIAGTTSCEKMGNKDNPYKSLELSTKSREFARAGNNFAFDFLDRVSAVGEGSFMVSPLSAQFLLGMMLNGARGATADEIAGVLGYGAGEVDAVNEYCQAMLKQLPGLDRKTRLAIADAFAVKGNFMYQASYREVIKKYYEAEIFDVSSGGGADQINKWCSARTNGMIPKIVDMISRKATVCLLNAMYFKSEWSVKFPVQNTKVEPFLTASGVAKWMSMMKNEHDFLYQDNDLFRAVRLPYGNGAFSMTVILPSDGKTLADVTAALDAESWEAFEQSMVTCQVDLWLPRFETRYHAGLNSMLSSMGMMSAFTEDADFSGISKGLCLDEVNQDTVIKVDEAGTEAAVVSHAGYAMAALPGELVVFHADRPFLYLITEKSSGTVLFAGRYTGEE, via the coding sequence ATGAAACACTTCGTACTGATGGCCGCCGCTGTGGCCGCATTGATCGCTGGGACCACATCCTGCGAAAAGATGGGAAACAAGGACAACCCTTACAAGAGCCTTGAGCTTTCCACCAAATCCCGGGAATTCGCCCGGGCAGGCAACAATTTCGCCTTCGATTTCCTCGACCGCGTCAGCGCCGTGGGGGAGGGGAGTTTCATGGTCTCTCCGCTCAGCGCGCAGTTCCTGCTGGGCATGATGCTGAACGGCGCGCGGGGCGCGACGGCCGACGAGATCGCCGGCGTGCTCGGCTATGGCGCCGGGGAGGTGGATGCGGTGAATGAATACTGCCAGGCCATGCTCAAGCAGCTTCCCGGCCTGGACCGGAAGACCCGGCTGGCCATCGCGGACGCCTTTGCCGTCAAAGGCAATTTCATGTACCAGGCTTCGTACCGCGAAGTGATCAAGAAGTATTATGAAGCCGAAATCTTCGATGTTTCCTCCGGCGGGGGTGCGGATCAGATCAACAAGTGGTGTTCCGCCCGCACGAACGGCATGATCCCGAAGATCGTCGACATGATTTCGCGGAAGGCGACAGTGTGCCTGCTGAACGCGATGTATTTCAAGAGCGAGTGGAGTGTGAAGTTCCCGGTGCAAAATACGAAGGTGGAGCCTTTCTTGACGGCCTCCGGCGTCGCCAAATGGATGAGTATGATGAAGAACGAGCACGATTTCCTCTATCAGGACAACGACCTCTTCCGGGCGGTCCGGCTGCCTTATGGCAACGGTGCCTTCTCGATGACCGTCATCCTGCCGTCAGACGGGAAGACCCTCGCGGACGTGACCGCCGCGCTGGACGCGGAGAGCTGGGAAGCTTTCGAGCAGTCGATGGTCACATGCCAGGTGGACCTTTGGCTGCCCCGGTTTGAGACCCGGTACCACGCCGGGCTCAATAGCATGCTTTCTTCGATGGGAATGATGTCTGCCTTTACGGAAGATGCTGATTTCTCGGGCATTTCGAAAGGATTATGCCTGGACGAAGTCAATCAGGACACCGTGATCAAGGTCGATGAAGCGGGCACGGAAGCCGCCGTCGTCTCCCACGCCGGATATGCGATGGCTGCACTTCCCGGTGAGCTTGTCGTCTTCCACGCCGACCGGCCGTTCCTCTACCTAATTACCGAAAAGAGCTCCGGCACTGTGCTCTTCGCCGGCCGTTATACTGGAGAAGAATAA
- a CDS encoding RNA polymerase sigma-70 factor, ECF subfamily, producing MYKKLDEQALAEACCAKDRLAEDELYTRYAARVYTLCRRYLGDADDAKDLMQEALIQALDRIRTFKYCGKGSLYAWICRIAINKALDQVRRQRWRTVSLDFRAHEDIPDPTEEEMERIPEEKLLEWISRLPDVRRTIFNLYCIDDYSHKEIAEALGITEKGSASALAKAKKQLKEEIRHYLKER from the coding sequence GTGTATAAAAAACTGGATGAGCAGGCGCTGGCCGAGGCCTGCTGCGCGAAGGACAGACTGGCGGAAGACGAGCTGTATACGAGATATGCAGCCAGGGTGTACACACTCTGCCGACGCTATCTCGGAGACGCCGACGACGCCAAGGACCTGATGCAGGAGGCGCTCATCCAGGCACTCGACAGGATCCGTACATTCAAATACTGTGGCAAGGGTTCCCTGTACGCCTGGATCTGCCGGATCGCCATCAACAAGGCGCTCGACCAGGTCAGGCGGCAGCGGTGGCGCACCGTTTCCCTGGACTTCCGGGCGCACGAAGACATCCCGGACCCGACGGAAGAGGAGATGGAGAGGATTCCGGAGGAGAAACTCCTGGAATGGATCTCAAGGCTGCCTGACGTCCGCAGGACCATTTTCAATCTTTACTGTATCGACGATTATTCACACAAGGAAATAGCCGAAGCGCTGGGTATCACCGAGAAAGGCTCGGCCAGCGCGCTGGCGAAAGCAAAAAAACAACTGAAAGAAGAGATCAGACACTATTTGAAGGAACGATGA
- a CDS encoding Fucose 4-O-acetylase encodes MRKHWIDNLRWVTVLLVLFYHVIYFYNNKGVFGGIGGFGDGPQYQDVVMYILYPWFMPLLFLLAGVSARYALEKRPAKEWFRARTRKLLVPATVGLFVFQWMTGYFNTAVANAEELVNVPQPFKFMLWAVSGTGPLWFIQDLWLFSLLLLLVRKLDARDRFRNWCGKIGIAPVILLGVLFWLGMQTMIAHPRPESLDGLVNLYKPLFYFLQFLIGYFVFSHDRVQDLLGKLWAPLMGCAVVAGGVLVVTTFGQDNTTPQYLGGPLNCLYGWLMCLAMMGWFKAKFDKTGAFAGYMTRSSFGLYIVHYLVVASLGYMMKTYTQLPPFAMYAILTVAVFTLSPLLYELLKRIPVVRWCVLGEK; translated from the coding sequence ATGAGAAAGCATTGGATCGACAACCTTCGCTGGGTGACGGTGCTCCTGGTGCTGTTCTACCACGTCATATACTTCTACAACAACAAAGGCGTCTTCGGCGGGATCGGCGGCTTCGGCGACGGCCCGCAGTACCAGGATGTCGTGATGTATATCCTGTATCCGTGGTTCATGCCGCTGCTGTTCCTGCTGGCCGGAGTCAGCGCCCGGTATGCGTTGGAGAAGCGTCCCGCGAAGGAATGGTTCCGCGCGCGGACGCGGAAGCTGCTGGTGCCCGCGACCGTCGGCCTGTTCGTCTTCCAGTGGATGACGGGCTATTTCAACACGGCCGTGGCAAATGCCGAAGAGCTCGTCAACGTGCCGCAGCCTTTCAAGTTCATGCTGTGGGCCGTCAGCGGCACCGGACCACTCTGGTTCATCCAGGACCTGTGGCTCTTCTCCCTGCTCCTGCTGCTGGTGCGGAAGCTGGACGCCCGCGACCGCTTCCGGAACTGGTGCGGCAAGATCGGCATCGCTCCCGTCATCCTGTTGGGCGTGCTGTTCTGGCTGGGGATGCAGACGATGATCGCGCATCCGCGCCCGGAGTCGCTGGACGGGCTGGTCAATCTCTATAAGCCGCTGTTCTATTTCCTGCAGTTCCTGATCGGCTATTTCGTCTTCTCGCACGACCGGGTCCAGGACCTGCTCGGCAAGCTCTGGGCGCCGCTGATGGGCTGCGCCGTGGTGGCGGGCGGCGTGCTGGTCGTGACTACCTTCGGCCAGGACAATACCACGCCGCAGTACCTGGGCGGTCCGCTGAACTGCCTCTATGGCTGGCTGATGTGCCTGGCGATGATGGGCTGGTTCAAGGCGAAATTCGACAAGACCGGAGCCTTCGCCGGGTACATGACCCGTTCCAGCTTCGGTCTTTATATCGTGCATTATTTAGTCGTGGCGAGCCTGGGTTATATGATGAAAACGTACACCCAGTTGCCTCCGTTTGCGATGTATGCCATTCTAACGGTGGCGGTGTTCACGCTCTCGCCGCTGCTCTATGAGCTGCTGAAGCGCATTCCCGTCGTACGCTGGTGCGTGCTGGGCGAGAAGTGA
- a CDS encoding looped-hinge helix DNA binding domain-containing protein, AbrB family, translated as MQEQEGKYIFGVVKVGDKGQIVIPRDARNKYGIKPGDALLMVGDERGMALVKTEIFQSAVDQVMEGLSR; from the coding sequence ATGCAAGAGCAAGAAGGCAAGTACATCTTCGGTGTCGTGAAGGTGGGGGACAAGGGTCAGATCGTGATCCCGCGCGATGCGCGCAATAAGTACGGTATCAAACCGGGCGACGCCCTGCTGATGGTCGGCGACGAGCGGGGGATGGCGCTGGTCAAGACGGAGATTTTCCAGAGCGCCGTGGACCAGGTGATGGAGGGCCTGTCGAGATGA